Below is a genomic region from bacterium.
ATTCATTCTAAATGGACAGACAAACAGATAAAACTTTTCAGGAAGAAAGTAAGACAACAGAATATTATGATAAGACATGGTTTTACTTTTTATAGCAAAAAGCTAGAAAGAAGTGGTGCAGCAAGAAGAAAAGAAGAACTTTTGAGTACAGGGATTAACAAAAATCACACTATAGAACACTTTAATAATTTACAAAACTAAAATGTTATATTTTGCTTACGGTTCGAATATGAAACATGAACAGATGAAACAAAGATGCCCTAGTAGCAGGTTTCTTAAGCGAGCTTATTTAGAAAAACATAAATTCGTTTATGATGGTTACTCAAAAACATGGAATGCTGCAGTAGCAAATATTATTGATACCTCTACCACAAAAGATGTCGTATGGGGTGGACTTTTTGAAATCAATGAGGATAACTTAGCTACTTTGGATTGCTATGAGGGTTATTCTAAAAAATCATATGATAGAAAGTTAATGGAAGTCACAGATGGCGAAGGAAAAACCCATGAAGCAATTGTTTATTTTAGAATAGGGAAAAAAGAGGATGCACCTTGCGAAGATTACCGGAAGATAGTTATTCAAGGAGCAAAAAATTGTGAACTTCCCGAGGATTATATAAATAATAATCTTTAATTTGTTATAAGATATAGAAAAATTATTAAACTAATAAGAAAGAGGATTAAATATGGCAGAATTATTTTGTGTTAGAGCGAATTTTGGGCAGTATGCAGAGAATTTTGTAAAAGGTGGCTATGTAGCAATAGGATGGTTTGAAAAGCAAAACCTGTCTAAAATTAAGGATAGACAGGAATTAGAAGGACTTTATAAAAAACATTATCCGGAGGAACACAGCCAGAATGTAATAGGACAGCAGGTAGGGCAGATAGCGCGGTTTTTGCTTGAGATGAAACCCGGTGATTATGTGATTACGCCAGCAGCCGAGCAGGAATATCTTTATTACGGTGTTTTGAAGAATGAGCCATATAATTACGCTGAACCTAATGATGGTTGTCCTTATATACACAGAAGAGCTGTAGATTGGAGTAAGACAAGATTGCAGAGAAGTCAATTCTCTATTCCGTTTCAGAACACAATACGCTCATCTTTAACTGTCTTTTCTATAAGCCATAAAAATGATTTCTTCGAGATTATTGGCAAGGCAAGCCTTGTATCTGCTGAAGAGATTAAGGTTCACGAAACTGCAACAGAAACTGTACTAAAGAGAATTTTAGAGCTCAATGCAACAGAGTTTGAAATTCTCGTCACAAAACTTCTTACTGCACTTGGATTTGAGGCCCAGCACACAGGAAGGGTTGGAGATGAAGGTGTTGATTCTACTGGTGAACTTGACTTACATGGAATAGCAAAAATAAAGCTGTATGTTCAAGCAAAGCGATATAAATTAGGTAGTAAAATAAATGCCCGGACAGTAAAGGCACTGCGACAAAATATTCCTTCTGGTGCTCAGGGCGCTTTCATAGCTACTTGTGAATATCAGAAAGATGCTCTGGAAGCTGCGATAGAATCCGGCTTCCCAAGAATAGGAACAATAAATGGCAAGCAATTAGTCGATTTATTATCAGAGACATGGGAAGAATTAGATTTGCCTCCTGATTTGAGCACGAAGCTTAATCTCAAGAGAGGGTTAATAGTTGAATGAAAACCCCATTAAATAATTAGTAGAAAACTTATTAAAGGTTTAAAAATTCCTTTAAAAGAGGAGAAAAGATGGCTAAAGAAAAGAATAAGCAAGAAAATCACAATTCGATTTTTTTACAGAATATTCAAAGAGGGATAGAGAAGAAGATAATCACTTTATCGGCTGATGAGGCAAAGATTACTTATTATTGTGCCAGAAATTTTACAGCTAATTTTAGGGATCCTGAGGAGAAAGTTAGGGGTGCTTATTTTGCCGAGCTTATTTTAGATTACGATTATCCTAAGGGAAGAATTAATTTAGAAGTTATTGTTCCCAGAAGAACTCCGGAAGATAAGGCTGATATAGT
It encodes:
- a CDS encoding gamma-glutamylcyclotransferase, with the translated sequence MKQRCPSSRFLKRAYLEKHKFVYDGYSKTWNAAVANIIDTSTTKDVVWGGLFEINEDNLATLDCYEGYSKKSYDRKLMEVTDGEGKTHEAIVYFRIGKKEDAPCEDYRKIVIQGAKNCELPEDYINNNL
- a CDS encoding restriction endonuclease, whose translation is MAELFCVRANFGQYAENFVKGGYVAIGWFEKQNLSKIKDRQELEGLYKKHYPEEHSQNVIGQQVGQIARFLLEMKPGDYVITPAAEQEYLYYGVLKNEPYNYAEPNDGCPYIHRRAVDWSKTRLQRSQFSIPFQNTIRSSLTVFSISHKNDFFEIIGKASLVSAEEIKVHETATETVLKRILELNATEFEILVTKLLTALGFEAQHTGRVGDEGVDSTGELDLHGIAKIKLYVQAKRYKLGSKINARTVKALRQNIPSGAQGAFIATCEYQKDALEAAIESGFPRIGTINGKQLVDLLSETWEELDLPPDLSTKLNLKRGLIVE